One Brassica napus cultivar Da-Ae chromosome C4, Da-Ae, whole genome shotgun sequence genomic region harbors:
- the LOC106395074 gene encoding transcription factor MYBC1, with the protein MREETPNWLIRCEEELPSPEELIPISQTLITPHLALAFQIGSHNNIHSSPKRTAAMYHQKLQPAATPSPTMMNTDFGGDSSTDLGSGGGGGGGDEPARTLKRPRLVWTPQLHKRFVDAVGHLGIKNAVPKTIMQLMSVEGLTRENVASHLQKYRLYLRRMQGGNGNGVSGGHVIVSDSATDRLFASSPVPAHLLSHEYLMPSPLMNPYLGKHVVTQQNHVVRNLRYEDSEYGNGDGGRKVLKLFPAGN; encoded by the coding sequence ATGAGAGAGGAAACTCCAAACTGGCTCATCAGATGTGAGGAGGAGCTTCCTTCGCCGGAAGAGCTCATACCTATCTCTCAAACCTTAATCACTCCTCACCTAGCTCTTGCTTTCCAAATAGGAAGCCACAACAATATTCACTCCTCGCCGAAGAGAACCGCCGCCATGTACCACCAGAAGCTCCAACCCGCCGCCACTCCATCTCCAACTATGATGAATACTGACTTCGGCGGAGACTCATCGACTGATCTCGGctcaggaggaggaggaggaggaggagacgagCCAGCGAGGACGCTGAAACGGCCGCGTTTAGTATGGACGCCGCAGCTGCACAAGCGTTTCGTGGACGCGGTTGGTCACTTAGGGATCAAGAACGCAGTTCCTAAGACGATAATGCAGCTGATGAGCGTTGAAGGGTTAACGAGAGAGAACGTTGCGAGTCATCTCCAGAAATACCGTCTCTACCTCAGGAGAATGCAAGGCGGGAACGGTAACGGAGTCTCCGGAGGACACGTCATCGTCTCGGACTCGGCTACTGACCGGCTCTTCGCGAGCTCGCCGGTTCCGGCGCATTTATTGAGCCATGAGTACTTGATGCCGTCACCGTTGATGAATCCTTATTTAGGGAAACATGTGGTAACACAGCAGAACCATGTGGTTCGTAATTTGAGGTATGAAGATTCGGAGTATGGTAATGGAGATGGTGGTAGGAAGGTTCTTAAGCTCTTTCCTGCTGGAAATTAA
- the LOC106390196 gene encoding uncharacterized protein LOC106390196 isoform X1 — protein MKGKSPDLESTGSGTTTKRSSVSSGSRSRTRRDFLTRFTNSEHFTDKLQDWFSLSLQNSESDAPVFDPPFELVELQKFDYALEGVSFQQLTRMPNAVYGSTSASVEANAYLAIEDFLHATVKTLWEAFWSQEDEPVPFSVGCLYNQNLKFYQAEQALALGKLEDLSATGVLLKNPRHPHGKWDHILELALLRPDIESDHHQPSLPLLGEALFYALRILIARSVSRLDFSQSSNCVFILLVDTQHGGVVKVEGDVSKLDFDVSSVYDCAAEWIQKHSKISVSPVDRIWNKLGNANWGDIGTLQVVFATYHSIMQFFGPPRHSIEDLAADHTSRLHSRRQERHLGEDTSLNENGAFRSPEIVEVQEEEERGESMKLEVGSVLWLEDSNYQKGYQISHVSLPHHIASPVDDDDDSGRAVFLYVGSPPSQLEPAWEDMNLWYQVQRQTKILSVMKQRGLSSKYLPELHGSGRVIHPGQCRKPSSGGRCDHPWCGTPILATTPVGERVADLVNEGMFGPEEAIRCCHDCLSALSSSSSGGIRHGDIRPENVVYVTSGVRQPYFVLIGWGHAVLEERDRPAMNLHFSSTYALQEGKLCAASDAESLIYMLYFCCGGDLPDLDSVEGALQWRETSWSKRLIQQKLGDVSTILKAFSDYVDSLCGTPYPLDCDIWLRRLKRNLSEDHGKDIETSG, from the exons ATGAAAG GCAAATCACCAGACCTTGAATCCACCGGGTCTGGCACAACTACAAAGCGATCAAGCGTCTCATCAGGAAGCCGATCTCGCACCCGACGAGACTTCCTCACCAGGTTCACCAACAGCGAGCATTTCACCGACAAGCTACAAGACTGGTTCTCTCTATCACTACAAAACTCAGAGAGCGATGCACCGGTTTTCGACCCTCCTTTTGAGCTAGTCGAGCTGCAAAAGTTCGACTACGCGCTGGAAGGAGTCTCCTTCCAGCAGCTAACTCGAATGCCAAACGCCGTTTACGGTTCAACCTCAGCTTCCGTGGAGGCAAATGCATATCTAGCAATAGAAGACTTCTTGCACGCTACTGTCAAGACCCTGTGGGAGGCGTTCTGGAGCCAGGAGGACGAGCCTGTTCCTTTCTCCGTGGGCTGTCTCTACAATCAGAATCTTAAGTTTTACCAAGCCGAGCAAGCGTTAGCTCTCGGGAAGCTCGAGGATCTTTCAGCAACCGGCGTTCTGTTAAAAAATCCACGTCATCCGCAcgggaagtgggatcacattcTTGAACTTGCTCTCCTAAGACCTGACATTGAGAGCGATCATCATCAACCTTCGTTACCTCTCTTAGGGGAGGCTCTTTTCTATGCTTTGCGTATACTCATCGCGAGAAGCGTGAGCCGTTTGGATTTCTCTCAAAGCTCAAACTGTGTCTTTATTCTTCTGGTTGATACACAACACGGTGGTGTTGTGAAAGTAGAAGGGGACGTGAGTAAACTGGACTTCGACGTGAGCAGTGTTTATGACTGCGCTGCGGAGTGGATTCAGAAGCATTCCAAGATCTCTGTGTCGCCCGTTGACAGGATATGGAACAAGCTGGGGAATGCAAACTGGGGAGACATTGGTACTTTGCAGGTGGTTTTCGCTACTTACCACAGTATAATGCAGTTCTTTGGACCGCCTAGGCACTCTATTGAAGACTTAGCCGCTGACCACACCTCTCGCCTTCACTCAAGAAGACAGGAGAGGCACTTGGGGGAGGATACTAGTCTCAACGAAAACGGTGCGTTTAGGTCTCCTGAAATCGTCGaagttcaagaagaagaagagcgtgGAGAGTCTATGAAGCTTGAAGTTGGATCTGTTCTGTGGTTGGAGGATTCAAACTACCAAAAAGGCTATCAGATTAGCCACGTGTCTCTTCCTCATCATATTGCATCACCAGTGGATGATGATGACGACTCAGGGAGGGCTGTGTTTCTCTACGTTGGCTCTCCTCCTTCACAGCTTGAGCCTGCTTGGGAAGACATGAACTTATGGTACCAAGTGCAAAGACAAACTAAGATACTAAGCGTCATGAAGCAGAGAGGGCTTTCTAGCAAGTACTTGCCGGAGCTCCACGGCTCTGGTCGGGTAATTCACCCGGGACAATGTCGGAAACCGAGTTCTGGCGGACGGTGTGATCATCCTTGGTGCGGAACTCCCATCCTTGCGACCACTCCAGTCGGGGAGAGGGTCGCTGATTTGGTTAATGAAGGCATGTTTGGACCAGAAGAAGCTATCAGATGCTGCCACGATTGTTTATCCGcgctctcttcctcctcttcaggTGGGATTCGCCACGGGGATATCCGACCTGAGAATGTGGTTTATGTTACTTCAGGTGTGAGACAGCCTTACTTTGTATTAATAGGTTGGGGTCACGCGGTGCTCGAGGAGAGAGATAGACCGGCCATGAATCTTCACTTCTCATCGACCTACGCGCTTCAGGAAGGGAAGCTCTGCGCTGCCTCGGACGCGGAGAGTTTGATCTACATGCTTTACTTCTGTTGTGGAGGGGACTTGCCTGATTTGGATTCGGTTGAAGGAGCTCTTCAGTGGAGAGAGACCTCTTGGTCTAAGAGGTTGATACAGCAGAAGCTTGGCGATGTCTCGACCATTTTAAAGGCCTTTTCTGATTACGTTGATAGTCTGTGTGGGACGCCGTATCCTTTGGATTGTGATATTTGGTTGAGGAGACTGAAGAGGAATCTTTCGGAAGATCATGGGAAAGATATCGAAACTTCAGGCTAA
- the LOC106390196 gene encoding uncharacterized protein LOC106390196 isoform X2 has translation MPNAVYGSTSASVEANAYLAIEDFLHATVKTLWEAFWSQEDEPVPFSVGCLYNQNLKFYQAEQALALGKLEDLSATGVLLKNPRHPHGKWDHILELALLRPDIESDHHQPSLPLLGEALFYALRILIARSVSRLDFSQSSNCVFILLVDTQHGGVVKVEGDVSKLDFDVSSVYDCAAEWIQKHSKISVSPVDRIWNKLGNANWGDIGTLQVVFATYHSIMQFFGPPRHSIEDLAADHTSRLHSRRQERHLGEDTSLNENGAFRSPEIVEVQEEEERGESMKLEVGSVLWLEDSNYQKGYQISHVSLPHHIASPVDDDDDSGRAVFLYVGSPPSQLEPAWEDMNLWYQVQRQTKILSVMKQRGLSSKYLPELHGSGRVIHPGQCRKPSSGGRCDHPWCGTPILATTPVGERVADLVNEGMFGPEEAIRCCHDCLSALSSSSSGGIRHGDIRPENVVYVTSGVRQPYFVLIGWGHAVLEERDRPAMNLHFSSTYALQEGKLCAASDAESLIYMLYFCCGGDLPDLDSVEGALQWRETSWSKRLIQQKLGDVSTILKAFSDYVDSLCGTPYPLDCDIWLRRLKRNLSEDHGKDIETSG, from the coding sequence ATGCCAAACGCCGTTTACGGTTCAACCTCAGCTTCCGTGGAGGCAAATGCATATCTAGCAATAGAAGACTTCTTGCACGCTACTGTCAAGACCCTGTGGGAGGCGTTCTGGAGCCAGGAGGACGAGCCTGTTCCTTTCTCCGTGGGCTGTCTCTACAATCAGAATCTTAAGTTTTACCAAGCCGAGCAAGCGTTAGCTCTCGGGAAGCTCGAGGATCTTTCAGCAACCGGCGTTCTGTTAAAAAATCCACGTCATCCGCAcgggaagtgggatcacattcTTGAACTTGCTCTCCTAAGACCTGACATTGAGAGCGATCATCATCAACCTTCGTTACCTCTCTTAGGGGAGGCTCTTTTCTATGCTTTGCGTATACTCATCGCGAGAAGCGTGAGCCGTTTGGATTTCTCTCAAAGCTCAAACTGTGTCTTTATTCTTCTGGTTGATACACAACACGGTGGTGTTGTGAAAGTAGAAGGGGACGTGAGTAAACTGGACTTCGACGTGAGCAGTGTTTATGACTGCGCTGCGGAGTGGATTCAGAAGCATTCCAAGATCTCTGTGTCGCCCGTTGACAGGATATGGAACAAGCTGGGGAATGCAAACTGGGGAGACATTGGTACTTTGCAGGTGGTTTTCGCTACTTACCACAGTATAATGCAGTTCTTTGGACCGCCTAGGCACTCTATTGAAGACTTAGCCGCTGACCACACCTCTCGCCTTCACTCAAGAAGACAGGAGAGGCACTTGGGGGAGGATACTAGTCTCAACGAAAACGGTGCGTTTAGGTCTCCTGAAATCGTCGaagttcaagaagaagaagagcgtgGAGAGTCTATGAAGCTTGAAGTTGGATCTGTTCTGTGGTTGGAGGATTCAAACTACCAAAAAGGCTATCAGATTAGCCACGTGTCTCTTCCTCATCATATTGCATCACCAGTGGATGATGATGACGACTCAGGGAGGGCTGTGTTTCTCTACGTTGGCTCTCCTCCTTCACAGCTTGAGCCTGCTTGGGAAGACATGAACTTATGGTACCAAGTGCAAAGACAAACTAAGATACTAAGCGTCATGAAGCAGAGAGGGCTTTCTAGCAAGTACTTGCCGGAGCTCCACGGCTCTGGTCGGGTAATTCACCCGGGACAATGTCGGAAACCGAGTTCTGGCGGACGGTGTGATCATCCTTGGTGCGGAACTCCCATCCTTGCGACCACTCCAGTCGGGGAGAGGGTCGCTGATTTGGTTAATGAAGGCATGTTTGGACCAGAAGAAGCTATCAGATGCTGCCACGATTGTTTATCCGcgctctcttcctcctcttcaggTGGGATTCGCCACGGGGATATCCGACCTGAGAATGTGGTTTATGTTACTTCAGGTGTGAGACAGCCTTACTTTGTATTAATAGGTTGGGGTCACGCGGTGCTCGAGGAGAGAGATAGACCGGCCATGAATCTTCACTTCTCATCGACCTACGCGCTTCAGGAAGGGAAGCTCTGCGCTGCCTCGGACGCGGAGAGTTTGATCTACATGCTTTACTTCTGTTGTGGAGGGGACTTGCCTGATTTGGATTCGGTTGAAGGAGCTCTTCAGTGGAGAGAGACCTCTTGGTCTAAGAGGTTGATACAGCAGAAGCTTGGCGATGTCTCGACCATTTTAAAGGCCTTTTCTGATTACGTTGATAGTCTGTGTGGGACGCCGTATCCTTTGGATTGTGATATTTGGTTGAGGAGACTGAAGAGGAATCTTTCGGAAGATCATGGGAAAGATATCGAAACTTCAGGCTAA
- the LOC106395752 gene encoding probable protein S-acyltransferase 2, with product MGRKKSSHVHSAPSDDDDNNMYSKDSKPKRIYQLWPGNNKFYCGGRLVFGPDASSLLLTTAMIGAPAVTFSIRMAFMIGKRYPFFHTLVLMGSLLLTVLDFTFLFLTSSRDPGIIPRNKDAPEGEGLHKITQSSEWVNNKLGSTKLPRTKDVLVNGYTVKVKFCDTCLLYRPPRASHCSICNNCVQRFDHHCPWVGQCIALRNYPYFICFISTSTLLCLYVFVFSWVSMLEAHGKMLLMIITDDAIFIVLIVYCFVVVWFVGGLTVFHLYLICTNQTTYENFRYRYDKKENPYGKGLFKNLYELFFARIPPPVINFRDWAPEEPDVEVGSIASELDRAFGPRGENKHDMDMEIGDWKASKGGLVLQTLEYDNNNKIEETVKKKGLSDGTAQTNTAFDVRSR from the exons ATGGGGAGGAAGAAAAGCAGTCATGTCCATAGTGCTCCTTCTGACGACGACGACAACAACATGTATTCTAAAGATTCTAAGCCCAAGAGGATCTACCAACTCTGGCCTGGCAACAAT aaattttattgtGGAGGGAGATTAGTCTTTGGTCCAGATGCATCTTCACTTCTTCTGACCACAGCTATGATTGGAGCTCCTGCTGTCACTTTCTCCATCCGAATGGCTTTCATGATCGGCAAGCGCTACCCTTTCTTCCACACTCTTGTCTTGATGGGTTCTCTTTTGCTCACCGTCTTG GACTTCACGTTTCTCTTCTTAACTTCATCGAGAGACCCCGGTATCATCCCAAGGAACAAAGACGCTCCTGAAGGAGAAGGGCTTCATAAGATCACTCAATCCTCAGAGTGGGTAAACAACAAGCTCGGTAGCACAAAGTTACCTCGAACCAAAGATGTGTTGGTGAATGGATACACTGTCAAAGTTAAGTTCTGTGATACTTGTTTGCTTTACCGTCCTCCTCGCGCCTCTCACTGCTCCATCTGCAACAACTGTGTCCAAAGATTTGATCATCACTGTCCATGGGTGGGCCAATGCATCGCTTTA AGAAACTATCCTTACTTTATCTGTTTCATATCAACATCAACACTCCTCTGCTTGTACGTCTTTGTCTTCTCATGGGTCAGCATGCTTGAGGCACACGGCAAGATGTTGTTAATGATTATTACGGATGACGCAATATTTATTGTTCTCATTGTCTACTGCTTTGTCGTTGTCTGGTTTGTTGGTGGACTCACTGTGTTTCACCTCTATCTAATCTGCACCAATCAG ACAACTTATGAGAATTTTCGATACCGATATGACAAGAAAGAGAATCCTTACGGAAAAGGTCTCTTCAAGAACCTATATGAGTTGTTCTTTGCTAGAATCCCACCTCCAGTGATCAACTTCAGAGACTGGGCTCCAGAGGAACCTGACGTGGAGGTTGGTTCCATTGCATCTGAGCTAGACAGAGCCTTTGGACCAcggggagaaaataaacatgaTATGGATATGGAAATTGGAGATTGGAAAGCTAGCAAAGGCGGTTTGGTTCTCCAGACGCTGGAGtatgacaacaacaacaaaattgaagagactgttaagaagaaaGGTTTAAGTGATGGAACTGCACAGACCAACACAGCGTTTGATGTGAGATCGAGATAA
- the LOC106392470 gene encoding nucleolin 1-like — MSARLAKAKRAWDSPMMVLTGYDTSLADADIEASLTNHFSSCGEIVGFELYNFKHLPIQDRQAHIAIWGEGAEDKALELNGSDMGGFKLVVVSFKQPVENSRPLPVDDDFPRGYMIPARVANPKKTSRYKKMKKKASRKKAWK, encoded by the coding sequence ATGTCTGCTAGGTTGGCCAAGGCCAAACGAGCCTGGGATAGCCCAATGATGGTGCTTACAGGATATGACACTTCACTTGCTGATGCTGATATCGAGGCCTCCTTGACCAACCATTTCTCTTCATGCGGAGAGATTGTTGGTTTTGAGTTATACAACTTTAAACATCTTCCCATTCAAGATCGCCAAGCCCACATTGCTATCTGGGGAGAAGGTGCAGAAGACAAGGCCCTGGAACTTAATGGGAGTGACATGGGAGGATTCAAACTAGTTGTTGTGTCTTTTAAACAACCCGTGGAAAACAGCCGCCCCCTTCCTGTCGATGATGATTTCCCACGTGGCTACATGATCCCAGCTCGGGTTGCCAACCCCAAGAAGACGAGCCGttacaagaagatgaagaagaaggccaGCCGTAAGAAGGCTTGGAAGTAG
- the LOC106390168 gene encoding uncharacterized protein LOC106390168 isoform X2, whose translation MMFLHSSVRHGLSLSLGVISVISWGVAEIPQIMTNFCEKSTEGLSIAFLTTWIIGDIFNLLGCLMEPATLPTQFYMALLYTVTTSVLFVQSIYYGHIYPRLKNRRNQMVEAERISNICNDAKIPSRWRNSCSDATTPCGVQTTPITMIPGSHRTSFTGRELFYTSARSLSSSHTPPAGSVLAQRMARGQSEPTLEEPLLPDDATPPSMPPSTKSLLCVSVFMFLGTFNLSSLLSEPRTMALGESDRVFVVQAARKLLQVTSGNLAEHNGGENSKIGMWLGWAMAFIYMGGRLPQICLNMRRGHVEGLNPLMFFFALVGNMTYVGSILVASVEWSKIAPNLPWLVDAGGCVILDFLILLQFFHFRCRKDTDSDKKYETAEVV comes from the exons ATGATGTTTTTACACAGCAGTGTTAGACATGGTTTGTCATTGTCTCTTGGTGTCATCAGTGTTATCAGTTGGGGTGTTGCCGAGATACCACAGATTATGACTAACTTCTGTGAGAAATCCACTGAAGGTCTCTCTATTGCCTTCTTAACAACTTGGATCATTGG AGATATCTTCAATCTTCTTGGATGCTTGATGGAACCAGCTACT CTTCCAACACAGTTCTACATGGCATTG TTGTATACAGTGACTACATCAGTTCTCTTTGTTCAATCTATTTATTACGGCCATATCTACCCACGGTTGAAAAACAGAAGAAACCAGATg GTTGAAGCAGAACGGATATCAAACATATGCAATGATGCGAAGATTCCGAGCAGATGGAGGAATAGCTGCTCTGATGCTACTACTCCTTGTGGCGTTCAAACCACACCTATCACCATGATTCCTGGGAGTCACCGGACTAGTTTCACCGGAAGAGAGCTGTTCTACAC GTCGGCAAGATCTTTGTCGAGTAGTCATACACCACCAGCTGGATCTGTACTAGCTCAGAGAATGGCTCGTGGACAAAGTGAACCAACTCTTGAAGAGCCTTTGCTTCCTGATGACGCCACGCCTCCTTCAATGCCTCCTTCCACCAAATCTTTGCTATGC GTCTCAGTGTTCATGTTTCTTGGAACGTTCAACCTCTCTAGCTTGCTTAGTGAGCCAAGAACTATGGCTTTGGGAGAGAGTGATCGAGTATTTGTGGTTCAAGCAGCAAGAAAGCTTTTGCAG GTCACTAGTGGCAACTTAGCAGAACATAACGGTGGAGAAAACAGCAAGATTGGGATGTGGTTGGGTTGGGCAATGGCATTCATTTACATGGGTGGAAGGCTTCCTCAGATATGTCTCAACATGAGGAGAGGACATGTTGAGGGATTGAATCCATTGATGTTCTTCTTTGCTTTAGTTGGCAATATGACTTATGTAGGAAG TATCCTTGTGGCCAGTGTTGAATGGTCAAAGATTGCACCGAATCTACCATGGCTTGTTGATGCAGGAGGATGTGTTATTCTCGATTTTCTt ATTCTGCTTCAGTTCTTCCACTTCCGGTGTCGCAAAGACACAGATTCTGACAAGAAGTATGAAACAGCAGAAGTTGTTTAA
- the LOC106390168 gene encoding uncharacterized protein LOC106390168 isoform X3, giving the protein MMFLHSSVRHGLSLSLGVISVISWGVAEIPQIMTNFCEKSTEGLSIAFLTTWIIGDIFNLLGCLMEPATLPTQFYMALVEAERISNICNDAKIPSRWRNSCSDATTPCGVQTTPITMIPGSHRTSFTGRELFYTSARSLSSSHTPPAGSVLAQRMARGQSEPTLEEPLLPDDATPPSMPPSTKSLLCVVSVFMFLGTFNLSSLLSEPRTMALGESDRVFVVQAARKLLQVTSGNLAEHNGGENSKIGMWLGWAMAFIYMGGRLPQICLNMRRGHVEGLNPLMFFFALVGNMTYVGSILVASVEWSKIAPNLPWLVDAGGCVILDFLILLQFFHFRCRKDTDSDKKYETAEVV; this is encoded by the exons ATGATGTTTTTACACAGCAGTGTTAGACATGGTTTGTCATTGTCTCTTGGTGTCATCAGTGTTATCAGTTGGGGTGTTGCCGAGATACCACAGATTATGACTAACTTCTGTGAGAAATCCACTGAAGGTCTCTCTATTGCCTTCTTAACAACTTGGATCATTGG AGATATCTTCAATCTTCTTGGATGCTTGATGGAACCAGCTACT CTTCCAACACAGTTCTACATGGCATTG GTTGAAGCAGAACGGATATCAAACATATGCAATGATGCGAAGATTCCGAGCAGATGGAGGAATAGCTGCTCTGATGCTACTACTCCTTGTGGCGTTCAAACCACACCTATCACCATGATTCCTGGGAGTCACCGGACTAGTTTCACCGGAAGAGAGCTGTTCTACAC GTCGGCAAGATCTTTGTCGAGTAGTCATACACCACCAGCTGGATCTGTACTAGCTCAGAGAATGGCTCGTGGACAAAGTGAACCAACTCTTGAAGAGCCTTTGCTTCCTGATGACGCCACGCCTCCTTCAATGCCTCCTTCCACCAAATCTTTGCTATGCGTG GTCTCAGTGTTCATGTTTCTTGGAACGTTCAACCTCTCTAGCTTGCTTAGTGAGCCAAGAACTATGGCTTTGGGAGAGAGTGATCGAGTATTTGTGGTTCAAGCAGCAAGAAAGCTTTTGCAG GTCACTAGTGGCAACTTAGCAGAACATAACGGTGGAGAAAACAGCAAGATTGGGATGTGGTTGGGTTGGGCAATGGCATTCATTTACATGGGTGGAAGGCTTCCTCAGATATGTCTCAACATGAGGAGAGGACATGTTGAGGGATTGAATCCATTGATGTTCTTCTTTGCTTTAGTTGGCAATATGACTTATGTAGGAAG TATCCTTGTGGCCAGTGTTGAATGGTCAAAGATTGCACCGAATCTACCATGGCTTGTTGATGCAGGAGGATGTGTTATTCTCGATTTTCTt ATTCTGCTTCAGTTCTTCCACTTCCGGTGTCGCAAAGACACAGATTCTGACAAGAAGTATGAAACAGCAGAAGTTGTTTAA
- the LOC106390168 gene encoding uncharacterized protein LOC106390168 isoform X1 has product MMFLHSSVRHGLSLSLGVISVISWGVAEIPQIMTNFCEKSTEGLSIAFLTTWIIGDIFNLLGCLMEPATLPTQFYMALLYTVTTSVLFVQSIYYGHIYPRLKNRRNQMVEAERISNICNDAKIPSRWRNSCSDATTPCGVQTTPITMIPGSHRTSFTGRELFYTSARSLSSSHTPPAGSVLAQRMARGQSEPTLEEPLLPDDATPPSMPPSTKSLLCVVSVFMFLGTFNLSSLLSEPRTMALGESDRVFVVQAARKLLQVTSGNLAEHNGGENSKIGMWLGWAMAFIYMGGRLPQICLNMRRGHVEGLNPLMFFFALVGNMTYVGSILVASVEWSKIAPNLPWLVDAGGCVILDFLILLQFFHFRCRKDTDSDKKYETAEVV; this is encoded by the exons ATGATGTTTTTACACAGCAGTGTTAGACATGGTTTGTCATTGTCTCTTGGTGTCATCAGTGTTATCAGTTGGGGTGTTGCCGAGATACCACAGATTATGACTAACTTCTGTGAGAAATCCACTGAAGGTCTCTCTATTGCCTTCTTAACAACTTGGATCATTGG AGATATCTTCAATCTTCTTGGATGCTTGATGGAACCAGCTACT CTTCCAACACAGTTCTACATGGCATTG TTGTATACAGTGACTACATCAGTTCTCTTTGTTCAATCTATTTATTACGGCCATATCTACCCACGGTTGAAAAACAGAAGAAACCAGATg GTTGAAGCAGAACGGATATCAAACATATGCAATGATGCGAAGATTCCGAGCAGATGGAGGAATAGCTGCTCTGATGCTACTACTCCTTGTGGCGTTCAAACCACACCTATCACCATGATTCCTGGGAGTCACCGGACTAGTTTCACCGGAAGAGAGCTGTTCTACAC GTCGGCAAGATCTTTGTCGAGTAGTCATACACCACCAGCTGGATCTGTACTAGCTCAGAGAATGGCTCGTGGACAAAGTGAACCAACTCTTGAAGAGCCTTTGCTTCCTGATGACGCCACGCCTCCTTCAATGCCTCCTTCCACCAAATCTTTGCTATGCGTG GTCTCAGTGTTCATGTTTCTTGGAACGTTCAACCTCTCTAGCTTGCTTAGTGAGCCAAGAACTATGGCTTTGGGAGAGAGTGATCGAGTATTTGTGGTTCAAGCAGCAAGAAAGCTTTTGCAG GTCACTAGTGGCAACTTAGCAGAACATAACGGTGGAGAAAACAGCAAGATTGGGATGTGGTTGGGTTGGGCAATGGCATTCATTTACATGGGTGGAAGGCTTCCTCAGATATGTCTCAACATGAGGAGAGGACATGTTGAGGGATTGAATCCATTGATGTTCTTCTTTGCTTTAGTTGGCAATATGACTTATGTAGGAAG TATCCTTGTGGCCAGTGTTGAATGGTCAAAGATTGCACCGAATCTACCATGGCTTGTTGATGCAGGAGGATGTGTTATTCTCGATTTTCTt ATTCTGCTTCAGTTCTTCCACTTCCGGTGTCGCAAAGACACAGATTCTGACAAGAAGTATGAAACAGCAGAAGTTGTTTAA
- the LOC106392386 gene encoding ABSCISIC ACID-INSENSITIVE 5-like protein 3: MGSLRGNVEEPISQSLPRQNSLYSLKLHEVQNHLGSSAKPLGSMNLDELLKSVWSAEATNQPREATEAGLSRQGSLALPRGLSKKTVEEVWREIQHDKNGSSGNPHGERIDNNNNNKQPTLGEITLEDLLLKAGVVTETVLPQTVVNVASNEPWVQYHHPQHQQQGFMPYPVCEMQEMVSPMNMMMGDAPQAHGRKGVAPSGGDIVERVVERRQKRMIKNRESAARSRARKQAYTHELEIKVSSLEEENEKLRRLKEVEKILPSEPPPDPKWKLRRTSSASF, from the exons ATGGGTTCTCTTAGAGGAAACGTTGAAGAGCCTATCTCTCAGTCATTACCTAGACAAAACTCTTTATATAGTTTAAAGCTCCATGAGGTTCAAAACCACTTAGGAAGCTCCGCAAAACCATTAGGAAGCATGAACCTCGATGAGCTTCTCAAGAGTGTCTGGTCTGCTGAAGCTACTAATCAGCCACGAGAAGCAACAGAGGCAGGGCTCTCTCGTCAAGGCAGCTTGGCTTTGCCTCGAGGTCTCAGCAAGAAGACAGTTGAAGAGGTTTGGAGAGAAATTCAACATGACAAGAACGGAAGCAGTGGTAATCCTCATGGTGAGAGgatagataataataataataataaacagcCTACACTTGGTGAAATCACACTTGAGGACTTGTTGTTGAAAGCTGGTGTAGTGACTGAGACTGTACTCCCTCAAACTGTTGTTAATGTAGCTTCAAATGAGCCATGGGTTCAGTATCATCATCCTCAGCATCAACAACAAGGATTTATGCCATATCCGGTTTGTGAGATGCAAGAAATGGTGTCACCAATGAATATGATGATGGGTGATGCACCACAAGCGCATGGGAGGAAAGGAGTGGCTCCATCAGGAGGAGATATTGTGGAGAGGGTTGTAGAGAGGAGGCAGAAGAGGATGATCAAGAACAGAGAATCTGCTGCACGTTCAAGAGCTAGGAAGCAG GCTTATACTCATGAGTTAGAGATCAAGGTTTCAAgcttagaagaagaaaacgaaaaacttCGGAGGCTAAAG GAGGTGGAGAAGATCCTGCCAAGTGAACCACCACCGGATCCTAAGTGGAAGCTCAGGCGAACAAGCTCTGCTTCTTTCTGA